Proteins encoded together in one Thermomonospora curvata DSM 43183 window:
- the rpmB gene encoding 50S ribosomal protein L28: MASVCDVCGKGPGFGMRVSHSHRRTSRRWNPNIQRVRAVVNGATKRINACTSCIKAGKVTRPAV; this comes from the coding sequence GTGGCTTCCGTTTGCGACGTCTGCGGCAAGGGACCCGGTTTCGGCATGCGCGTCTCCCACTCGCACCGCCGCACCTCGCGCCGCTGGAACCCCAACATCCAGCGGGTGCGCGCCGTCGTCAACGGTGCGACCAAGCGCATCAACGCCTGCACCTCGTGCATCAAGGCCGGCAAGGTGACCCGCCCGGCCGTCTGA
- a CDS encoding acylphosphatase — MEETASARLTAWVQGHVQGVGFRWWVRSRALELGLVGSAANLRDGRVEVVAEGPRDRCARLLELLRGPGTPGRVDSVVERWSEPRGDLVGFVER; from the coding sequence GTGGAGGAAACAGCGTCGGCACGGTTGACGGCCTGGGTTCAAGGGCACGTTCAAGGCGTAGGTTTTCGCTGGTGGGTGCGGTCCCGCGCACTGGAGTTGGGCCTGGTCGGCTCGGCTGCCAACCTGCGGGACGGGCGAGTGGAGGTGGTCGCCGAAGGACCTCGCGATCGTTGCGCGCGCCTGCTGGAACTGTTGCGCGGTCCAGGCACTCCCGGACGGGTCGACTCGGTCGTTGAACGGTGGAGCGAACCCCGTGGCGACCTGGTCGGTTTCGTCGAGCGGTGA
- the rpmF gene encoding 50S ribosomal protein L32, whose product MAVPKRKKSRSNTRHRRSQWKATAPNLVPCPTCREPKIQHRACEHCGTYNRRQVIAQS is encoded by the coding sequence GTGGCCGTCCCCAAGCGGAAGAAGTCGCGCAGCAACACGCGGCACCGGCGCTCGCAGTGGAAGGCCACCGCGCCGAACCTGGTCCCGTGCCCCACGTGCCGCGAGCCCAAGATCCAGCACCGGGCCTGCGAGCACTGCGGCACCTACAACCGCCGCCAGGTCATCGCGCAGAGCTGA
- the recG gene encoding ATP-dependent DNA helicase RecG — protein sequence MAKLDEPLRNLLGAKTAKVLASGLELHTVGDLVHHYPRRYAQRGELTDLDGLVDGEHVTVMAEVTKVQGRTIPRSPGYLLEVTVSDGHGTLKLTFFGRKGAWRAEKELSPGVRGLFSGKVTTYRPRGGGRPQRQLTHPEFRVLPEEGSAGAAAREFAEEIIPIYPATKGLESWKIEECVQIVLDQLDLGPDPMPGPILRRHGLIGLGEALRGIHKPRDWGELERARRRLKWDEAFVLQIALAQRRKAASALPAKPRPRVRGGLLDAFDAALPFTLTEGQLQVGEEIAADLSGEHPMHRLLQGDVGAGKTVVALRAMLQVVDGGGQAALLAPTEVLAQQHYRSITAMLGPLAEAGRLGGADKATRVVLLTGSQGAKARRQALLEAASGEAGIVVGTHALLQEHVQFADLGLVVVDEQHRFGVEQRDALREKAAGGRPHVLVMTATPIPRTVAMTVFGDLETSTLSQLPSGRAEIKTFVVPPERPAFLARTWERIREEVAQGRQAYIVCPRIGAQEDEEDDAPTPPPGPDEEGRRAPVAVLDLLPRLEEELLTGLRIGVLHGKLPPDDKDAVMRRFAAGEIDVLLATTVVEVGVDVPNATVMVIMDADRFGVSQLHQLRGRVGRGSLPGLCLLVTDAEPGSRARQRLDAVASTTDGFALSRLDLEQRREGDVLGAAQAGRHSSLRLLTLLKDEELIRTARTEATALVEADPDLQGHAALAAELAVMLDEERAGFLEKA from the coding sequence GTGGCGAAACTCGACGAGCCGTTGCGCAACCTGCTGGGCGCCAAGACCGCCAAGGTGCTGGCGAGCGGCCTGGAGCTGCACACGGTCGGAGACCTGGTGCACCACTACCCGCGGCGCTACGCCCAGCGCGGGGAGCTGACCGACCTGGACGGTCTGGTCGACGGCGAGCACGTCACCGTCATGGCCGAGGTGACCAAGGTCCAGGGCCGCACCATCCCCCGCTCGCCCGGCTACCTGCTGGAGGTCACCGTCAGCGACGGGCACGGCACCCTCAAGCTCACCTTCTTCGGGCGCAAGGGCGCCTGGCGGGCCGAAAAGGAGCTGTCCCCGGGGGTGCGCGGGCTGTTCTCCGGCAAGGTCACCACCTACCGGCCGCGCGGCGGCGGCCGCCCGCAGCGCCAGCTCACCCACCCGGAATTCCGGGTGCTGCCGGAGGAGGGGTCGGCGGGCGCGGCGGCCCGGGAGTTCGCCGAGGAGATCATCCCGATCTACCCCGCCACCAAGGGCCTGGAGTCCTGGAAGATCGAAGAGTGCGTCCAGATCGTGCTGGACCAGCTCGACCTCGGCCCCGACCCCATGCCCGGGCCGATCCTGCGGCGGCACGGCCTCATCGGCCTGGGCGAGGCCCTGCGCGGCATCCACAAGCCCCGCGACTGGGGCGAGCTGGAACGCGCCCGCCGCCGCCTGAAGTGGGACGAGGCGTTCGTGCTGCAGATCGCGTTGGCCCAGCGGCGCAAGGCGGCCAGTGCGCTGCCGGCCAAGCCCCGCCCGCGCGTCCGCGGCGGCCTGCTGGACGCCTTCGACGCCGCCCTGCCGTTCACCCTCACCGAGGGCCAGCTGCAGGTCGGCGAGGAGATCGCCGCGGACCTGTCCGGCGAGCACCCCATGCACCGCCTGCTGCAGGGCGACGTCGGCGCCGGCAAGACCGTGGTGGCGTTGCGGGCGATGCTGCAGGTCGTCGACGGCGGCGGGCAGGCGGCGCTGCTGGCGCCCACCGAGGTGCTCGCCCAGCAGCACTACCGCTCCATCACCGCCATGCTCGGCCCGCTGGCCGAGGCCGGCCGGCTCGGCGGCGCCGACAAGGCCACCCGCGTGGTGCTGCTGACCGGCTCCCAGGGCGCCAAGGCCCGCCGGCAGGCGCTGCTGGAGGCCGCCTCCGGCGAGGCCGGCATCGTGGTCGGCACCCACGCGCTGCTGCAAGAGCACGTCCAGTTCGCCGACCTGGGGCTGGTCGTGGTGGACGAGCAGCACCGCTTCGGCGTCGAGCAGCGGGACGCGCTGCGGGAGAAGGCCGCCGGCGGCCGCCCCCATGTGCTGGTGATGACCGCCACCCCCATCCCGCGGACGGTGGCGATGACGGTCTTCGGCGACCTGGAGACCTCCACGCTGTCCCAGCTGCCCAGCGGACGCGCCGAGATCAAGACCTTCGTGGTGCCGCCCGAGCGGCCCGCCTTCCTGGCCCGCACCTGGGAACGCATCCGCGAGGAGGTCGCCCAGGGCCGCCAGGCCTACATCGTCTGCCCCCGCATCGGCGCCCAGGAGGACGAGGAGGACGACGCCCCCACGCCCCCACCTGGCCCGGACGAAGAGGGCCGCCGCGCCCCGGTGGCGGTGCTGGACCTGCTGCCGCGGCTGGAGGAGGAGCTGCTGACCGGCCTGCGCATCGGGGTGCTGCACGGCAAGCTGCCCCCCGACGACAAGGACGCGGTGATGCGCCGCTTCGCCGCCGGGGAGATCGACGTCCTGCTGGCCACCACGGTCGTGGAGGTCGGGGTGGACGTGCCCAACGCCACCGTCATGGTGATCATGGACGCCGACCGGTTCGGGGTCTCCCAGCTGCACCAGCTGCGCGGCCGGGTCGGCCGCGGCTCGCTGCCGGGACTGTGCCTGCTGGTCACCGACGCCGAACCCGGCAGCCGCGCCCGGCAGCGGCTGGACGCGGTCGCCTCCACCACCGACGGCTTCGCCCTCTCCCGCCTGGATCTGGAACAGCGCCGGGAGGGGGACGTGCTGGGCGCCGCCCAGGCCGGCCGTCACTCCAGCCTGCGGCTGCTGACCCTGCTCAAGGACGAGGAGCTGATCCGCACCGCCCGCACCGAGGCGACCGCGCTGGTGGAGGCCGACCCCGACCTGCAAGGCCATGCCGCCCTGGCCGCCGAGCTGGCCGTCATGCTCGATGAAGAACGCGCCGGCTTCCTGGAGAAGGCCTGA
- a CDS encoding YceD family protein — MSHESRRALIRLDPHAPLVLDTRALDRRPGSMRELTRTVAAPADLGVEMVGVPEGADIELELRLESVMEGVLVTGTARMPLTGECARCLDPLEDTFEAEFQELFVYPDTRSGGEADEDERRIEGDLIDLEPVLRDTVVLALPLSPLCRDDCPGLCPECGVRLADAEPDHRHEAAIDPRWAALRGLTDRPHDKQEG; from the coding sequence ATGTCCCACGAAAGCAGGAGAGCTCTGATCCGCCTCGATCCGCATGCCCCGCTGGTGCTCGACACCCGAGCACTGGACCGGCGACCCGGATCGATGCGCGAGCTCACCCGCACCGTGGCGGCCCCGGCGGATCTGGGCGTGGAGATGGTCGGCGTTCCCGAGGGCGCGGACATCGAGCTGGAGCTGCGGCTGGAGTCCGTGATGGAGGGCGTGCTCGTCACGGGTACGGCGCGGATGCCGCTCACCGGGGAGTGCGCACGCTGCCTGGACCCGCTGGAGGACACCTTCGAGGCGGAGTTCCAGGAGCTGTTCGTCTACCCCGACACCCGCTCCGGCGGGGAGGCCGACGAAGACGAGCGCCGGATCGAGGGCGACCTGATCGACCTGGAGCCGGTGCTGCGGGACACGGTGGTGCTCGCACTGCCGCTGTCTCCGCTGTGCCGGGACGACTGTCCCGGATTGTGCCCCGAGTGCGGCGTACGGCTGGCGGACGCCGAGCCCGACCACCGCCACGAGGCCGCCATCGACCCCAGGTGGGCGGCGCTGCGGGGCCTGACCGACCGACCACACGACAAGCAGGAGGGCTGA
- the rsmD gene encoding 16S rRNA (guanine(966)-N(2))-methyltransferase RsmD, with protein MSRVIAGTARGRRLAVPAGRDTRPTSDRAREGLFATVGALLGPLEGLRVADLFAGSGAVGLEALSRGAACALLVESHPRAVKVIRRNIETLGLPGAHLVADRVERVLRRPPEEPYDLIFLDPPYALADEAVTGLLETLRGQGWTAEDALVVVERSARGEALRWPQGYAPDRDRRYGEAVLWYGRAV; from the coding sequence ATGAGCAGAGTCATCGCCGGAACGGCCAGGGGACGGCGGCTGGCCGTGCCCGCCGGGCGGGACACCCGTCCCACCAGCGACCGGGCCAGGGAAGGGCTGTTCGCCACGGTCGGCGCGCTGCTCGGCCCGCTGGAGGGGCTGCGGGTCGCCGACCTGTTCGCCGGGTCGGGCGCGGTGGGGCTGGAGGCGCTGTCGCGGGGCGCCGCCTGCGCCCTGCTGGTGGAGTCCCACCCCCGCGCGGTCAAGGTGATCCGGCGCAACATCGAGACGCTGGGGCTGCCCGGCGCGCACCTGGTCGCCGACCGGGTGGAACGCGTGCTGCGCCGGCCCCCTGAGGAACCCTATGACCTGATCTTCCTGGACCCGCCGTACGCGCTGGCCGACGAGGCGGTGACCGGCCTGCTGGAGACGCTGCGCGGGCAGGGCTGGACGGCCGAGGACGCCCTGGTGGTGGTGGAGCGTTCGGCGCGCGGGGAGGCGCTGCGCTGGCCGCAGGGGTACGCCCCCGACCGGGACCGCCGCTACGGGGAGGCGGTTTTGTGGTACGGACGGGCCGTCTGA
- the coaD gene encoding pantetheine-phosphate adenylyltransferase yields MRRVLCPGSFDPVTNGHLDIISRASKLYDEVVVGVLINISKKSLFTVDERVEMIQEVTKEYGNVKVDKFHGLTVDYCRQHGIQVIVRGLRAVSDFDYELQIAQMNHRMSGVETLFMATNPLYAFLSSSLMKEVVKYGGDVSGLVPELVQQRLVERLREES; encoded by the coding sequence GTGCGCCGTGTCCTTTGTCCCGGGTCGTTCGACCCCGTCACCAATGGGCACCTCGACATCATCAGTCGGGCGTCCAAGCTCTATGACGAAGTCGTCGTCGGGGTGCTGATCAACATCTCCAAAAAGAGCCTGTTCACCGTCGATGAACGGGTGGAGATGATCCAGGAGGTCACAAAGGAATACGGGAACGTCAAGGTGGACAAGTTCCACGGCCTGACCGTGGACTACTGCCGCCAGCACGGCATCCAAGTGATCGTCCGCGGCCTGCGCGCGGTCAGCGACTTCGACTATGAGCTGCAGATCGCCCAGATGAACCACCGGATGTCGGGGGTGGAGACCTTGTTCATGGCCACCAACCCGCTGTATGCGTTCCTGTCCTCCAGCCTGATGAAAGAGGTCGTCAAGTACGGCGGCGACGTCTCCGGGCTGGTGCCCGAACTCGTCCAGCAGCGCCTGGTGGAGCGGCTGCGCGAGGAGAGCTGA
- the smc gene encoding chromosome segregation protein SMC produces MYLKSLTLRGFKSFASSTTLRFEPGITCVVGPNGSGKSNVVDALAWVMGEQGAKSLRGGKMEDVIFAGTASRPPLGRAEVILTIDNSDGALPIDYSEVTISRLMFRSGQSEYAINGDPCRLLDVQELLSDSGIGREMHVIVGQGMVDTVLHAGPDGRRAVIEEAAGVLKHRKRKEKALRKLEAMQANLNRVQDLTAELRRRLKPLGRQAEIARKAAVIQAELRDAKARLLADDLVTLRTRLEREEADEAALQRRRAEVEQALAAAQQREAELEAAEQAAAPVLARAQDTWFRLASLKERLQGVADLAAERHRNASEETGEERRGRDPEEMEREAAAVREQEEQLRAALEEAQAALEEAVRARAEAEDALREEEHRLQAAARAAADRREALARLRGRLEALRSKAQAGEAEIGRLSEARAEALRRAEAAQAEYEAFDAQAAEDPELAAEHEMAQRALTEAKAAAEAARAAEEEPRRQLKAARAAVAAARAADQAAQKEVTALQARIEALELTLGSAVDGGEVLLAGDLEGVLGTLASLLTVEAGYENAVAAVLGDAAQAIAVGSLEAARAALELLRSRRAGRAAMVVGGGPDEHEPAVPGVRYLADVIDVPEQVRPALRHLLRGVVVVDGLQEAADLVRREPSLRAVTREGDLLGAHWAQSGGTGGAQNLLQTRTALDEATGALEKAQSRAAETAAALQAAQEAESRAQAALEEAQAAAQQAQNGVGQAQAALDRVRGRLREFEARAAQEAKRAARLEADVRAARGEVERLTKALDAAAQAREQDLAAAEELAEQLAEQEAAAEAADDLGEDTTARDMLAERAQQARAAEMEARLAVRTAEERVRAIAGRAEALERGARRERQERARAAARRERRRRQARTAAAVLAGARAALERIEVSLRAAVAEREAAQQAKADREAELKVVRAQVRELSAQLEKLVNAAHGSEVARAEQRLRLEQLTERAMEELGLEVDVLIAEYGPDQPVPPPPDAPEDAVPRPYARAEQEKRAKNAERQLAQLGKVNPLALEEYAALEERHAFLTSQLEDLKKTRRDLLTVVKEVDDRVQRVFAEAFADTAREFERIFARLFPGGEGRLVLTDPDDMLTTGVEVEARPPGKKVKRLSLLSGGERSLVAIALLVAVFKARPSPFYVLDEVEAALDDTNTQRLLSILEELRESSQLIIITHQKRTMEGADALYGITMRGDGVSQVVSQRIRRRESA; encoded by the coding sequence GTGTACCTCAAGAGCCTGACATTGCGCGGTTTCAAGTCCTTCGCCTCCTCCACCACGCTGCGCTTCGAACCCGGCATCACCTGCGTGGTGGGCCCCAACGGCTCCGGCAAGTCCAACGTCGTGGACGCCCTGGCCTGGGTGATGGGCGAGCAGGGCGCCAAGTCGCTGCGCGGCGGCAAGATGGAGGACGTCATCTTCGCCGGCACCGCCAGCCGCCCCCCGCTGGGCCGCGCCGAGGTCATCTTGACCATCGACAACTCCGACGGCGCCCTGCCCATCGACTACTCCGAGGTCACCATCAGCCGGCTGATGTTCCGCTCCGGGCAGAGCGAGTACGCCATCAACGGCGACCCCTGCCGGCTGCTGGACGTCCAGGAGCTGCTGTCGGACTCCGGCATCGGCCGCGAGATGCACGTGATCGTCGGCCAGGGGATGGTGGACACCGTCCTGCACGCCGGCCCCGATGGGCGGCGCGCGGTGATCGAGGAGGCCGCCGGGGTCCTCAAGCACCGCAAGCGCAAGGAAAAGGCGCTGCGCAAGCTGGAGGCGATGCAGGCCAACCTCAACCGCGTCCAGGACCTGACCGCCGAGCTGCGCCGCCGCCTCAAGCCGCTGGGCCGGCAGGCCGAGATCGCCCGCAAGGCCGCCGTCATCCAGGCCGAGCTGCGCGACGCCAAGGCCCGGCTGCTGGCCGACGACCTGGTCACCTTGCGCACCAGGCTGGAGCGGGAGGAGGCCGACGAGGCCGCGCTGCAGCGCCGCCGGGCCGAGGTCGAACAGGCCCTGGCCGCCGCCCAGCAGCGCGAGGCCGAGCTGGAGGCCGCCGAGCAGGCCGCCGCGCCGGTGCTGGCCCGCGCCCAGGACACCTGGTTCCGCCTGGCCTCCCTCAAAGAGCGGCTGCAGGGCGTGGCCGACCTGGCGGCCGAACGGCACCGCAACGCCTCCGAGGAGACCGGCGAGGAACGCCGCGGCCGCGACCCCGAAGAGATGGAACGCGAGGCCGCCGCCGTCCGCGAGCAGGAAGAGCAGCTGCGCGCCGCCCTGGAGGAGGCCCAGGCCGCCCTGGAGGAGGCGGTGCGGGCCCGCGCCGAGGCCGAGGACGCGCTGCGCGAAGAGGAACACCGCCTGCAGGCCGCCGCCCGCGCCGCCGCCGACCGCCGCGAGGCGCTGGCCCGGCTGCGCGGCCGGCTCGAGGCGCTGCGCAGCAAGGCCCAGGCCGGCGAGGCGGAGATCGGCCGGCTGAGCGAGGCCCGCGCCGAGGCGCTGCGGCGGGCCGAGGCCGCACAGGCCGAGTACGAGGCGTTCGACGCCCAGGCCGCCGAGGACCCCGAGCTGGCCGCCGAGCACGAGATGGCCCAGCGGGCCCTGACGGAGGCCAAGGCGGCGGCCGAGGCGGCCCGCGCCGCCGAGGAGGAGCCTCGCCGGCAGCTCAAGGCCGCCCGGGCGGCCGTGGCCGCCGCCCGCGCCGCCGACCAGGCCGCCCAGAAAGAGGTCACCGCCCTGCAGGCCCGCATCGAGGCGCTGGAGCTGACGCTGGGCAGCGCCGTCGACGGCGGGGAGGTGCTGCTGGCCGGCGACCTGGAGGGCGTGCTGGGCACCCTGGCGTCCCTGCTGACCGTCGAGGCCGGCTATGAGAACGCGGTGGCCGCCGTGCTGGGCGACGCCGCGCAGGCCATCGCCGTCGGCTCGCTGGAGGCCGCACGCGCCGCGCTGGAACTGCTGCGCTCCCGCCGGGCCGGCCGCGCCGCCATGGTCGTCGGCGGCGGCCCCGACGAGCACGAGCCGGCCGTGCCCGGGGTGCGGTACCTGGCCGATGTGATCGACGTCCCCGAGCAGGTGCGGCCGGCCCTGCGGCATCTGCTGCGCGGGGTGGTCGTGGTCGACGGTCTGCAGGAGGCCGCCGACCTGGTGCGGCGCGAGCCGTCCCTGCGGGCCGTCACCCGTGAAGGGGACCTGCTGGGGGCGCACTGGGCGCAAAGCGGCGGCACCGGCGGCGCCCAGAACCTGCTGCAGACGCGCACCGCCTTGGACGAGGCGACCGGGGCGCTGGAGAAGGCGCAGTCCCGCGCCGCGGAGACGGCCGCCGCCCTGCAGGCCGCGCAGGAGGCCGAAAGCCGGGCCCAGGCGGCGCTGGAGGAGGCCCAGGCCGCCGCCCAGCAGGCGCAAAACGGGGTCGGGCAGGCCCAGGCCGCCTTGGACCGGGTGCGCGGCAGGCTGCGGGAGTTCGAGGCCCGCGCCGCCCAGGAGGCCAAGCGGGCCGCCCGGCTGGAGGCGGACGTGCGGGCCGCCCGCGGCGAGGTGGAACGGCTGACCAAGGCGCTGGATGCCGCCGCGCAGGCCCGCGAGCAGGACCTGGCCGCCGCCGAGGAGCTGGCCGAGCAGCTGGCCGAACAGGAGGCCGCCGCCGAGGCCGCCGACGACCTCGGCGAGGACACCACCGCCCGGGACATGCTGGCCGAGCGCGCCCAGCAGGCCCGCGCGGCCGAGATGGAGGCCCGCCTGGCGGTGCGCACCGCCGAAGAACGCGTGCGGGCCATCGCCGGACGGGCCGAGGCGCTGGAACGCGGCGCCCGCCGTGAACGCCAGGAGCGCGCCCGCGCCGCCGCCCGCCGCGAGCGCCGCCGCCGCCAGGCCCGCACCGCCGCCGCCGTGCTGGCCGGCGCCCGCGCCGCCCTGGAGCGGATCGAGGTGTCGCTGCGCGCCGCCGTGGCCGAGCGGGAGGCCGCCCAGCAGGCCAAGGCCGACCGCGAGGCGGAGCTGAAGGTGGTGCGCGCCCAGGTCCGCGAGCTGTCGGCCCAGCTGGAGAAGCTGGTCAACGCCGCGCACGGCAGCGAGGTCGCCCGCGCCGAGCAGCGGCTGCGGCTGGAGCAGCTGACCGAGCGGGCGATGGAGGAACTGGGCCTGGAGGTCGACGTCCTGATCGCCGAGTACGGCCCCGACCAGCCGGTGCCGCCGCCTCCTGATGCCCCCGAGGACGCCGTCCCGCGCCCCTATGCTCGGGCCGAGCAGGAAAAGCGCGCCAAGAACGCCGAGCGTCAGCTGGCCCAGCTGGGCAAGGTCAACCCGCTGGCGCTGGAGGAGTACGCCGCCCTGGAGGAGCGGCACGCGTTCTTGACCTCCCAGCTGGAGGACCTCAAAAAGACCCGCCGCGATCTGCTCACCGTGGTCAAGGAGGTCGACGACCGGGTGCAGCGGGTGTTCGCCGAGGCGTTCGCCGACACCGCCCGCGAGTTCGAGCGGATCTTCGCCCGGCTGTTCCCCGGCGGCGAGGGCCGGCTGGTGCTCACCGATCCCGACGATATGCTCACCACCGGCGTGGAGGTGGAGGCCCGCCCGCCCGGCAAGAAGGTCAAGCGGCTGTCGCTGCTGTCGGGCGGGGAACGCTCCCTGGTGGCCATCGCCCTGCTGGTGGCGGTCTTCAAAGCCCGTCCCTCCCCGTTTTATGTACTGGACGAGGTGGAGGCGGCCCTGGACGACACCAACACCCAGCGGCTGCTGTCCATCCTGGAGGAGCTGCGCGAGTCCTCCCAGCTGATCATCATCACCCACCAAAAGCGCACCATGGAGGGCGCCGACGCGCTTTATGGCATCACCATGCGCGGTGACGGCGTCAGCCAGGTCGTCAGCCAGCGGATCCGGCGGCGCGAATCGGCCTGA
- the rnc gene encoding ribonuclease III, producing MTHGGIQARQEDSVTAKSAPEPVPDPAELERALGVSISRELLERALTHRSYAYENGGLPTNERLEFLGDSVLGLVVTDTLFRNHPDLPEGQLAKLRAAVVNMRALAGVARSLGAGAYIRLGRGEEGTGGRDKTSILADTLEALIGAVYLEHGLDEAAKLVHRLFDSLIDKSASLGAGLDWKTSLQELTAEEELGVPEYHVAESGPDHQKTFRATVRVGGVTYGSGEGRSKKEAEQRAAEATWHAIKEMSAKRKGGKSDGKDDKASAGG from the coding sequence ATGACGCACGGCGGCATCCAGGCCCGCCAGGAGGATTCCGTGACCGCCAAATCGGCACCCGAGCCCGTCCCCGACCCGGCCGAACTGGAACGCGCGCTGGGCGTCTCGATCAGCCGGGAGCTGCTGGAACGCGCTTTGACGCACCGTTCCTACGCCTATGAGAACGGCGGCCTGCCCACCAATGAGCGCCTGGAGTTCCTGGGCGACTCGGTGCTCGGGCTCGTCGTCACCGACACCCTGTTCCGCAACCACCCCGACCTGCCCGAGGGGCAGCTGGCCAAGCTGCGCGCCGCGGTGGTCAACATGCGGGCGCTGGCCGGGGTGGCCCGGTCGCTGGGCGCCGGCGCCTACATCCGGCTGGGCCGCGGCGAGGAGGGCACCGGCGGACGCGACAAGACCTCGATCCTGGCCGACACCCTGGAGGCCCTGATCGGCGCGGTCTACCTGGAGCACGGCCTGGACGAGGCGGCCAAGCTGGTGCACCGGCTGTTCGACAGCCTGATCGACAAGTCCGCCAGCCTCGGCGCGGGCCTGGACTGGAAGACCTCGCTGCAGGAGCTGACCGCCGAAGAGGAGCTGGGCGTCCCCGAGTACCACGTCGCCGAGAGCGGCCCGGACCACCAAAAGACCTTCCGCGCCACCGTGCGGGTGGGCGGGGTCACCTACGGCTCCGGCGAGGGCCGCAGCAAGAAGGAGGCCGAGCAGCGCGCCGCCGAGGCCACCTGGCACGCCATCAAGGAGATGTCGGCCAAGCGCAAGGGCGGCAAGTCCGACGGCAAGGACGACAAGGCGAGCGCCGGCGGCTGA
- the mutM gene encoding bifunctional DNA-formamidopyrimidine glycosylase/DNA-(apurinic or apyrimidinic site) lyase: MPELPEVEVVRRGLERWVSGRTVAAAEVLHPRAVRRHVGGAADFTARLIGNTIGAARRRGKYLWLPLAEGGGAIVAHLGMSGQLLVGDPARARQRHLRVRLTFTDGSHDLRFVDQRTFGHLMVAELVPDAFGRAGKEAEAAVPAPVAHIAPDPLEPAFDDEAFYRALRRRRTGIKRALLDQSLISGVGNIYADEALWRARLHWARATENLTRAEVSRVLEGVREVMTAALAAGGTSFDRLYVNVNGESGYFERSLEAYGRRGEPCTRCGTPIRRDVFMNRSSYSCPKCQPRPRRPRL; the protein is encoded by the coding sequence GTGCCCGAGCTTCCCGAAGTCGAGGTCGTCCGGCGGGGCCTGGAGCGCTGGGTGAGCGGCCGCACCGTCGCCGCCGCCGAGGTGCTGCATCCGCGTGCGGTCCGCCGCCACGTCGGCGGCGCCGCCGATTTCACCGCACGGCTGATCGGGAACACGATCGGCGCCGCCCGCCGCCGCGGCAAGTACCTGTGGCTGCCCCTGGCGGAAGGCGGCGGCGCCATCGTGGCCCACCTGGGCATGAGCGGCCAGCTGCTGGTCGGCGACCCCGCCCGTGCCCGGCAGCGGCATCTGCGGGTCCGCCTGACGTTCACCGACGGCAGTCATGACCTGCGGTTCGTCGATCAGCGCACCTTCGGGCACCTGATGGTCGCCGAGCTGGTCCCCGACGCCTTCGGCCGCGCCGGAAAGGAGGCGGAGGCGGCCGTTCCCGCGCCGGTGGCGCATATCGCCCCCGATCCCCTGGAGCCCGCCTTCGACGATGAGGCGTTCTACCGGGCGCTGCGCCGCCGCCGCACCGGTATCAAACGGGCATTGCTGGATCAATCATTGATCAGCGGGGTCGGCAATATCTACGCCGACGAGGCATTGTGGCGGGCCCGGTTGCACTGGGCCCGGGCGACGGAGAATCTCACCCGGGCGGAAGTGAGCCGGGTGCTGGAAGGGGTGCGTGAGGTCATGACGGCCGCGCTGGCCGCCGGCGGCACTTCCTTCGACCGGTTGTATGTCAACGTCAACGGCGAAAGTGGATATTTCGAACGGTCCTTGGAGGCATACGGGCGACGGGGCGAACCGTGCACCCGGTGCGGCACGCCCATCCGCCGCGATGTCTTCATGAACCGTTCTTCCTACAGTTGTCCCAAGTGCCAGCCCCGGCCGCGGCGTCCCCGCCTTTGA